From the genome of Streptomyces sp. V1I1, one region includes:
- a CDS encoding NAD(P)-dependent oxidoreductase, with product MKLLLLGATGPTGLQVAAQAVDEGHHVTALVRSPEKLSQPDDRLTVLVGDVTDGQEVAKAAVGQDAVLSTMGSGKSLTSDIVGRTVDAIIPALHEAGVGRLIFLSAFGVGRTYAQASLPQRLFYRTMLRKLFADKEQADRKLLARALDVTLVYPVTLTNQPFTGAYRVGERFDFKGMPRISRADVAHFMLSQLNDPTWSGRIAILTG from the coding sequence ATGAAACTCCTGCTTCTCGGCGCGACCGGGCCCACCGGCCTGCAAGTGGCCGCCCAGGCCGTCGACGAGGGCCATCACGTCACCGCGCTCGTCCGCAGTCCGGAAAAGCTTTCGCAGCCCGACGACCGGCTGACCGTGCTTGTCGGTGATGTCACCGACGGACAGGAGGTCGCCAAAGCCGCTGTGGGCCAGGACGCGGTACTGAGCACGATGGGATCGGGGAAGAGCCTGACGTCCGACATCGTCGGCCGGACCGTGGACGCGATCATCCCCGCCCTGCATGAAGCGGGAGTCGGCCGCCTGATCTTCCTCTCCGCCTTCGGCGTCGGCCGGACCTACGCGCAAGCCTCGCTGCCGCAGCGGCTCTTCTACCGCACCATGCTGAGGAAGCTCTTCGCCGACAAGGAGCAGGCGGACCGCAAGCTCCTCGCCAGAGCCCTCGACGTGACGCTCGTCTACCCGGTGACGCTGACCAACCAGCCCTTCACCGGCGCCTACCGCGTCGGTGAGCGTTTCGACTTCAAGGGCATGCCCCGCATCAGCCGAGCGGACGTCGCCCACTTCATGCTCTCGCAGCTCAACGACCCGACCTGGTCCGGCCGCATCGCCATCCTCACCGGTTGA
- a CDS encoding dihydrofolate reductase family protein → MAQLSITTFVTLDGVMQAPGGPNEDPSDGFDLGGWSVPYGDEDFGRFITEVFDRAGAFLLGRRTYEIFAGYWPKVTDPDDPVASRLNTLPKYVASTTLDEADWEGTTVIGGDLVKEVAAIKERTDGELQIHGSGGLAQSLMKHDLIDTLNLLVFPVVLGKGRRFFADGAVPTAFRHAASRTTGTGVAIHTYELEGRPQYGTYELDEGA, encoded by the coding sequence ATGGCACAGCTCTCGATCACCACTTTTGTCACGCTCGACGGCGTGATGCAGGCCCCCGGCGGTCCGAACGAGGATCCCAGCGACGGCTTCGACCTCGGTGGCTGGTCCGTACCGTACGGAGACGAGGACTTCGGCCGGTTCATCACCGAGGTCTTCGACCGGGCCGGCGCCTTCCTGCTCGGCCGCCGTACGTACGAGATCTTCGCCGGCTACTGGCCCAAGGTGACCGACCCCGACGACCCGGTCGCTTCGCGGCTCAACACCCTGCCGAAGTACGTCGCGTCGACCACGCTCGACGAGGCCGACTGGGAGGGCACCACCGTCATCGGCGGCGACCTCGTCAAAGAGGTCGCCGCGATCAAGGAGCGCACGGACGGGGAGCTGCAGATCCACGGCAGCGGCGGCCTTGCCCAGTCCCTTATGAAGCACGACCTGATCGACACGCTCAACCTGCTCGTCTTCCCCGTCGTGCTGGGAAAGGGCCGTCGTTTCTTCGCGGACGGCGCGGTTCCCACCGCGTTCCGGCATGCCGCATCGCGCACCACGGGCACCGGCGTGGCCATCCACACGTACGAGCTGGAGGGCCGCCCCCAGTACGGCACGTACGAGCTCGACGAAGGCGCGTAG